The following coding sequences are from one Phormidium ambiguum IAM M-71 window:
- a CDS encoding sulfotransferase family protein, producing MLDCKFHFISGLPRSGSTLMAALLRQNPRFHAAMSSPVSLLMEQMIEAMGEDSEHSVFISTQQKRAIVQGIFTGYYQPQADKEIIFDTNRRWCSKLPIIKDLFPYAKVICCVRNIAWIVDSIERLIRQNTFDVSRLWGSPAERSTVYSRSEALMQSDRLIGFSYNALKEAFYSENSETLLLVDYEILTQNPAQVMKVIYEFLGEDFFEHDFENVEYDEPEFDNKLNTPGLHKVRSKVEYKPRTTILPPDLFEQFSNMSFWTEPSQSNANIIISQFKETKLLNFLSVS from the coding sequence ATGCTAGATTGTAAATTCCATTTTATCTCAGGGTTGCCACGTTCTGGCTCTACCTTAATGGCAGCTTTGCTGCGACAGAATCCTCGCTTCCATGCTGCTATGTCTTCTCCCGTCTCCCTCTTGATGGAACAGATGATCGAAGCAATGGGCGAAGATAGCGAACACTCTGTTTTTATTTCAACGCAACAGAAACGTGCGATCGTTCAAGGCATTTTTACAGGTTATTATCAGCCCCAAGCAGATAAGGAGATTATTTTTGATACTAATCGGCGTTGGTGCAGCAAATTACCTATTATCAAAGATTTATTTCCCTATGCCAAAGTAATTTGTTGTGTTAGAAATATTGCTTGGATTGTGGATAGCATAGAGCGATTGATCCGCCAGAATACTTTTGATGTTTCTAGGCTATGGGGTAGCCCAGCAGAACGCAGTACAGTATATAGTAGAAGCGAGGCATTAATGCAGAGCGATCGCTTAATAGGTTTTTCCTACAATGCCTTAAAAGAAGCTTTTTATAGCGAAAATAGCGAAACTTTACTTCTAGTAGATTACGAAATATTAACTCAAAATCCTGCTCAAGTAATGAAAGTGATTTATGAATTTTTGGGAGAAGATTTTTTTGAACACGACTTTGAAAATGTAGAATATGATGAACCAGAGTTTGACAATAAATTGAACACTCCGGGATTGCATAAAGTACGGTCAAAAGTCGAGTATAAACCTCGGACTACTATTTTACCACCTGACTTATTTGAGCAGTTCAGTAATATGTCATTTTGGACAGAACCTAGTCAGAGCAATGCCAACATAATTATTAGTCAATTTAAAGAAACAAAATTGCTCAATTTTTTAAGTGTAAGTTGA
- a CDS encoding DUF4157 domain-containing protein → MSIRQRIYKKAEVSTTKASRSQKFQMRQFATPTQPQQVSLQGQLSLQSQSNLLGRMRVFPRATVQPKITIGAPNDKYEQEADRMADAVMNMSAHSANAGANQPLAAAVTPVAATDSGSAQTAPEGKASAASSGQESQLKLDDSGGSPLPQDVRSFMEQRFGADFSHVRVHTDSNAVQMNKQLSSHAFTYGSHIYYGSGKAPGNDHLTAHELTHVIQQTGGG, encoded by the coding sequence ATGAGTATCAGGCAGCGCATTTACAAAAAAGCTGAAGTTTCCACCACAAAGGCTTCCAGAAGCCAGAAATTTCAGATGCGCCAGTTCGCTACTCCAACCCAACCCCAACAGGTATCTCTCCAAGGGCAACTTTCGTTACAAAGTCAAAGCAATCTATTGGGACGGATGCGAGTTTTTCCTAGAGCAACTGTTCAACCCAAGATTACCATCGGCGCACCCAATGATAAATATGAACAGGAAGCCGATCGCATGGCAGATGCAGTCATGAATATGTCTGCCCACTCTGCCAATGCAGGAGCAAATCAACCATTAGCTGCTGCTGTTACCCCGGTCGCTGCGACAGATAGTGGCTCGGCACAAACTGCCCCAGAAGGTAAAGCATCTGCTGCCAGTAGCGGTCAAGAGAGTCAACTAAAACTCGATGATAGCGGTGGAAGCCCGTTACCCCAGGACGTTCGCTCCTTTATGGAACAGCGTTTTGGTGCCGATTTTAGTCATGTGCGCGTTCATACTGACTCCAATGCCGTGCAGATGAATAAACAGTTGAGTTCCCACGCATTTACTTACGGCAGTCATATCTACTATGGGTCAGGAAAAGCACCTGGCAACGACCATTTAACCGCTCATGAACTGACTCACGTTATACAACAGACGGGAGGCGGGTAG